Proteins from a single region of Diaphorobacter limosus:
- a CDS encoding S-adenosylmethionine tRNA ribosyltransferase, whose product MQHLEGQVIWPADTASDGAGLTLTVQLRDVALQDIAAPLVAEHVAPVAAPAAGQASAFRLAWRAPAAAPGQGAPQLALQARVVDASGRLRYISTEHVAAAPGARIRLQRVG is encoded by the coding sequence ATGCAACACCTTGAAGGCCAGGTCATCTGGCCCGCCGACACCGCCAGCGACGGCGCCGGGCTCACCCTCACCGTGCAGCTGCGCGACGTGGCGCTGCAGGACATCGCCGCGCCCCTGGTGGCCGAACATGTCGCCCCGGTTGCGGCCCCCGCCGCCGGCCAGGCCAGCGCCTTCCGGCTCGCCTGGCGTGCCCCCGCCGCCGCACCCGGCCAGGGCGCGCCCCAGCTGGCCCTGCAGGCACGCGTGGTGGACGCCAGCGGCCGCCTGCGCTACATCAGCACCGAGCATGTCGCCGCCGCTCCGGGCGCCAGGATCAGGCTGCAGCGGGTGGGGTGA
- the lptE gene encoding LPS assembly lipoprotein LptE, which yields MRRRSLLACLAVAPLTACGFRLRGVPQFAFRTLYVQAPEGSAMARELVRTLQGAGGNLTVLTDPAQLPQAEAVLELPGEQQERIAVGMSAAGQIRELQLRLRLRFRLRGQQGQEWIPETELRQQRDISYNETLALSKEGEEAMLFRNMRTDMVQQLMRRLAAVKIGATP from the coding sequence ATGCGCAGACGCAGCCTGCTTGCCTGCCTGGCCGTGGCGCCGCTCACCGCCTGCGGCTTTCGCCTGCGCGGCGTGCCGCAGTTCGCCTTTCGCACGCTGTACGTGCAGGCGCCCGAAGGCTCGGCCATGGCGCGCGAGCTGGTGCGCACGCTGCAGGGTGCGGGCGGCAACCTCACGGTGCTGACCGACCCCGCCCAGCTGCCCCAGGCCGAGGCCGTGCTGGAGCTGCCCGGCGAGCAGCAGGAGCGCATTGCCGTAGGCATGAGCGCCGCCGGCCAGATCCGCGAGCTGCAGCTGCGCCTGCGCCTGCGCTTTCGGCTGCGTGGCCAGCAGGGCCAGGAATGGATACCCGAGACCGAGCTGCGCCAGCAGCGCGACATCAGCTACAACGAAACCCTGGCCCTGTCCAAGGAGGGCGAGGAGGCCATGCTGTTTCGCAATATGCGCACCGACATGGTGCAGCAACTGATGCGCCGCCTGGCGGCGGTGAAGATTGGTGCAACCCCCTGA
- a CDS encoding MvdC/MvdD family ATP grasp protein: MILVVSYPGEEHTDAVCARLAAAGEPVHRLNLADFPARLPLACAWTSQAAPALRLLGAEPIDLAVVDAVWWRRVQPFEIDPGIGPADRRQFVHSETEQAVLGMLDSIDAPWINPRLADDAAHRKPLQWTQAAAVGLTLPPTCVTTAPDQARAFCAAHHSAGVVFKPFLASIADWRETRLVEAEDLARLELVRLAPVIFQRRIQGVDLRVTVIGEALFAAEIDARDSSYPVDMRMVIGEAKIRAVDLPPALSQRLLALMRRLGLVYGAIDLKQDEHGDYYFLEVNPAGQWQFVESRAGLPITQAHADALRRMASAQRRRRGKTARSTQDHATP; encoded by the coding sequence ATGATCCTGGTCGTCTCCTACCCGGGCGAGGAGCACACCGACGCCGTCTGCGCGCGCCTGGCCGCCGCGGGCGAGCCGGTGCACCGGCTGAATCTGGCCGACTTTCCCGCCCGGCTGCCGCTGGCCTGCGCCTGGACTAGCCAGGCGGCGCCGGCGCTGCGGCTGCTGGGCGCAGAGCCCATCGACCTGGCGGTGGTGGACGCCGTCTGGTGGCGGCGCGTGCAGCCGTTCGAGATCGACCCCGGCATTGGCCCGGCAGACCGCCGGCAGTTCGTGCACAGCGAGACCGAGCAGGCCGTGCTGGGCATGCTCGACTCCATCGACGCGCCCTGGATCAACCCGCGCCTGGCCGACGACGCCGCGCACCGCAAGCCGCTGCAGTGGACGCAGGCCGCCGCCGTCGGCCTGACGCTGCCGCCCACCTGCGTGACCACCGCGCCCGACCAGGCGCGCGCCTTCTGCGCCGCGCACCACAGCGCCGGCGTGGTGTTCAAGCCCTTCCTGGCCAGCATTGCCGACTGGCGCGAGACACGCCTGGTGGAGGCCGAAGACCTGGCGCGGCTGGAGCTGGTGCGGCTGGCGCCGGTGATCTTCCAGCGCCGCATACAGGGTGTGGATTTGCGCGTCACGGTGATAGGCGAGGCCCTCTTTGCCGCCGAGATCGACGCGCGCGACAGCAGCTACCCCGTGGACATGCGCATGGTCATAGGCGAGGCAAAAATCCGCGCCGTGGACCTACCGCCGGCACTGAGCCAGCGGCTGCTGGCGCTGATGCGCCGGCTGGGGCTGGTCTACGGCGCCATCGACCTGAAGCAGGACGAGCACGGCGACTACTACTTTCTGGAGGTCAACCCCGCCGGCCAATGGCAGTTCGTAGAATCGCGCGCCGGCCTGCCCATCACCCAGGCCCATGCCGACGCCCTGCGCCGCATGGCCAGCGCGCAGCGCCGGCGCCGCGGCAAAACAGCCAGAAGCACCCAAGACCATGCAACACCTTGA
- the legP gene encoding Dot/Icm T4SS effector Zinc-dependent metalloprotease LegP, with amino-acid sequence MATRRKTEGGSTGAGGADPCECRAGPLAGTAFVGFRGLHGATGKWLHYADVDGQAIFEGDIVLGSVADMQADESGNPVLFSVGITSPDGVQFRWAGGRVPYEVDPALPNQARITDAIAHWESNTVIRFVLRTAANAAQHPDYVRFVPGGGCSSHVGRRGGMQAITLGAGCTTGNTIHEIGHAVGLWHEQSREDRDQFVQVNWANIDPAMQHNFNQHIQDGDDLGAYDFGSIMHYPGTAFSINGQPTLVPRVALPPGVVMGQRTGLSAGDIAGVLAMYPNVRPTIKEVGKDPIRDTIKEVRKDVIRDTIKEVRKDPIQDTVKEVRKDPIRDTAKELRKDPITDPITVKEVGRDPIGPIGPGPVINPAIRDYSAPFVLAGASRQPLGNDLGGGLGDALQQAAAQVDQLAAAHEEAQAMADALAQELEQAVAQWQALGGEGGA; translated from the coding sequence ATGGCAACCAGACGCAAAACCGAAGGCGGATCGACGGGTGCTGGCGGCGCCGACCCCTGTGAATGCCGCGCCGGCCCGCTGGCGGGCACGGCCTTCGTGGGCTTCAGGGGGCTGCATGGGGCCACGGGCAAGTGGCTGCACTATGCCGATGTCGATGGCCAGGCCATCTTCGAGGGCGACATCGTGCTTGGCAGCGTGGCCGACATGCAGGCCGACGAATCCGGCAACCCGGTGCTGTTCTCGGTGGGCATCACCAGCCCGGACGGCGTGCAGTTCCGCTGGGCCGGCGGCCGCGTGCCCTATGAGGTGGACCCGGCGCTGCCCAACCAGGCGCGCATCACCGATGCCATTGCGCATTGGGAGTCCAACACCGTGATCCGCTTCGTGCTGCGCACGGCGGCCAACGCCGCGCAGCACCCGGACTATGTGCGCTTCGTGCCCGGCGGCGGCTGCTCCTCGCATGTGGGGCGGCGCGGCGGCATGCAGGCCATCACGCTGGGCGCGGGCTGCACCACCGGCAACACCATCCACGAGATCGGCCACGCCGTGGGCCTGTGGCATGAGCAAAGCCGCGAGGACCGCGACCAGTTCGTGCAGGTCAACTGGGCCAACATCGACCCGGCGATGCAGCACAACTTCAACCAGCACATACAGGACGGCGACGACCTGGGCGCCTACGACTTCGGCTCCATCATGCATTACCCGGGCACGGCCTTTTCCATCAACGGCCAGCCCACCCTGGTGCCGCGCGTGGCCCTGCCGCCGGGCGTGGTGATGGGGCAGCGCACCGGCCTGTCGGCCGGTGACATTGCCGGCGTGCTGGCCATGTACCCCAATGTGCGGCCGACGATCAAGGAGGTGGGCAAGGACCCCATCCGCGACACCATCAAGGAGGTGCGCAAGGACGTCATCCGCGACACCATCAAGGAGGTGCGCAAGGACCCCATCCAGGACACCGTCAAGGAGGTGCGCAAGGATCCCATCCGCGACACGGCCAAGGAGCTGCGCAAGGACCCCATCACCGACCCGATCACGGTCAAGGAGGTCGGCCGCGACCCCATAGGCCCGATAGGCCCGGGCCCGGTGATCAATCCGGCCATTCGCGATTACTCCGCCCCCTTCGTGCTGGCCGGCGCCAGCCGCCAGCCGCTGGGCAACGACCTTGGCGGCGGGCTGGGCGATGCGCTGCAGCAGGCCGCCGCGCAGGTCGATCAGCTGGCCGCGGCCCACGAAGAGGCCCAGGCCATGGCCGACGCCCTGGCGCAAGAGCTGGAGCAGGCCGTGGCGCAATGGCAGGCGCTGGGGGGTGAGGGCGGCGCATGA
- a CDS encoding hemopexin repeat-containing protein produces the protein MTAHSHSHAQAHSCTIKTVAVAELAAAADRAVQINPLNAPSIQMVRALGMPAEMPVQARLSVLTKKYWGSKGVKLTVGFMDSPPADLRARILSHMNAWGAWSNVRFVETKTNPQVRIARTAGDGYWSYLGTDVLLIPANAPTMNLDGFTMNTPDSEFYRVVRHETGHTLGFPHEHMRKEIIDRIDKQKAIAHFMQTQGWSEQEVIQQVLTPLAQSALIATAQADPTSIMCYWLPASIMKDGQAVSGGNDINALDAQFSGLIYPGPVAPSCIWPNGKAYFFKGKQYLRYDPKADKTDAGYPKPMAGNWPGFPTTFSNKVDAFVLWGGGKAYFFKGKQYLRYDVVADHVDPGYPRPIAGNWPGMWPEKIDAAICWPGNGKAYFFKGDQYLRYDIAGDKTDAGYPRPIAGNWPGFPADFAAGVQAAAVWNNGKAYFFKGSQYLRYDIAADKVDAGYPKPIAGNWPGFWPGGLDA, from the coding sequence ATGACAGCGCATTCCCATTCCCACGCCCAGGCCCACTCATGCACCATCAAGACGGTAGCCGTTGCCGAACTGGCGGCGGCAGCGGACAGGGCGGTGCAGATCAACCCGCTGAATGCCCCATCGATCCAGATGGTGCGCGCGCTCGGCATGCCCGCCGAGATGCCGGTCCAGGCGCGCCTGAGCGTGCTGACGAAAAAATACTGGGGCTCCAAGGGCGTCAAGCTCACGGTCGGCTTCATGGACAGCCCGCCGGCCGACCTGCGCGCGCGCATCCTGAGCCACATGAACGCCTGGGGCGCGTGGAGCAACGTGCGCTTTGTCGAGACCAAGACCAATCCCCAGGTGCGCATTGCCCGCACCGCGGGCGACGGCTACTGGTCCTACCTGGGCACCGACGTGCTGTTGATACCTGCCAACGCCCCGACGATGAACTTGGACGGCTTCACCATGAACACCCCGGACTCGGAGTTCTACCGCGTGGTGCGCCACGAGACCGGCCATACGCTGGGCTTTCCGCATGAGCATATGCGCAAGGAAATCATCGACCGCATCGACAAGCAAAAGGCCATTGCCCATTTCATGCAAACCCAGGGCTGGAGCGAGCAGGAAGTGATCCAGCAGGTGCTGACGCCGCTGGCGCAATCGGCCCTGATCGCCACCGCCCAGGCCGACCCGACCTCCATCATGTGCTACTGGCTGCCGGCCAGCATCATGAAGGACGGCCAGGCCGTCAGCGGCGGCAACGACATCAACGCGCTTGATGCCCAGTTCTCCGGCCTCATTTACCCCGGCCCGGTGGCGCCATCGTGCATCTGGCCCAACGGCAAGGCCTATTTCTTCAAGGGCAAGCAATACCTGCGCTACGACCCCAAGGCCGACAAGACCGACGCCGGCTACCCCAAGCCCATGGCCGGCAACTGGCCCGGCTTTCCCACCACCTTCAGCAACAAGGTCGATGCCTTCGTGCTCTGGGGTGGCGGCAAGGCCTATTTCTTCAAGGGCAAGCAATACCTGCGCTACGACGTGGTGGCCGACCATGTCGATCCCGGCTACCCGCGCCCCATCGCCGGCAACTGGCCCGGCATGTGGCCCGAGAAGATAGACGCCGCTATCTGCTGGCCCGGCAACGGCAAGGCCTATTTCTTCAAGGGCGACCAGTACCTGCGCTACGACATCGCCGGCGACAAGACCGATGCCGGCTACCCCAGGCCGATTGCCGGCAACTGGCCGGGCTTCCCGGCCGACTTTGCCGCCGGCGTGCAGGCCGCGGCCGTGTGGAACAACGGCAAGGCCTATTTCTTCAAGGGCAGCCAGTACCTGCGCTACGACATCGCCGCCGACAAGGTCGATGCCGGCTACCCCAAGCCGATTGCCGGCAACTGGCCGGGTTTCTGGCCCGGGGGGCTGGATGCCTGA
- the holA gene encoding DNA polymerase III subunit delta: MTQISLSQLAAHLAKGPRPLYTLHGDEALLQQEALDAIRAAARAQGYTERSSFTVAGAHFDWSAVLAAGGSLSLFADRQIVEIRIPSGKPGKDGGAALQQIAQAAQGNDSVLTLVVLPRLDKATRTGAWFSALEAHGATVQIDPVERAQLPAWIAQRLAAQGQRVAAGEEGQRTLQFFADRVEGNLLAAHQEIQKLALLHPQGELSREQVEAAVLNVARYDVFKLSEAVLSGQVARTQRMLDGLQAEGEAEVLVHWALAEDIRALKRVKDAMNAGKPLPMALRENRVWGVKERLYERLLPQASDAQLARLLQSAHVVDGIVKGLKQADWPQDGWQALSRLALQLCRLGR; encoded by the coding sequence TTGACTCAAATCTCTCTGAGCCAGCTCGCCGCCCACCTGGCCAAGGGCCCGCGCCCGCTCTACACCCTGCACGGCGACGAGGCCCTGTTGCAGCAGGAGGCGCTGGACGCCATACGCGCGGCGGCGCGCGCCCAGGGTTATACCGAGCGCAGCAGCTTCACCGTGGCCGGCGCGCACTTTGACTGGAGCGCGGTGCTGGCCGCTGGCGGCTCATTGAGCCTGTTTGCCGACCGGCAGATCGTCGAGATCCGCATCCCCTCGGGCAAGCCCGGCAAGGACGGCGGCGCCGCGCTGCAGCAGATCGCCCAGGCGGCGCAGGGCAACGACAGCGTGCTCACCCTGGTCGTGCTGCCGCGCCTGGACAAGGCCACCAGGACCGGCGCCTGGTTCTCGGCGCTCGAAGCACATGGCGCCACGGTGCAGATCGACCCCGTGGAGCGCGCCCAGCTGCCGGCCTGGATCGCCCAGCGCCTGGCCGCCCAGGGCCAGCGCGTGGCCGCCGGCGAGGAGGGCCAGCGCACGCTGCAATTCTTTGCCGACCGCGTCGAGGGCAACCTGCTGGCCGCGCACCAGGAGATCCAGAAGCTGGCCCTGCTGCACCCCCAGGGCGAGCTGTCGCGCGAACAGGTCGAGGCCGCCGTGCTCAACGTCGCGCGCTACGACGTGTTCAAGCTCTCCGAGGCCGTGCTCTCCGGCCAGGTGGCGCGCACCCAGCGCATGCTCGACGGCCTGCAGGCCGAGGGCGAGGCCGAGGTGCTGGTGCACTGGGCACTGGCCGAGGACATACGCGCCCTGAAGCGCGTGAAGGACGCCATGAACGCCGGCAAACCGCTGCCCATGGCGCTGCGCGAAAACCGTGTCTGGGGCGTCAAGGAGCGGCTCTACGAACGCCTGCTGCCCCAGGCCAGCGACGCGCAGCTGGCGCGCCTGCTGCAATCGGCGCATGTGGTGGACGGGATCGTCAAGGGCTTGAAGCAAGCCGACTGGCCACAGGACGGCTGGCAGGCGCTGTCGCGCCTGGCGCTGCAGCTGTGCCGCCTGGGGCGCTGA
- a CDS encoding mechanosensitive ion channel family protein, with protein MTVLTLFLSLSPWMQATIGLACLLLLAYVVQALAQYLLLHTVPRLRERMDVRWARVLWHDQVLRRLARVVPSLVVQAGIGAVPHLDPVAFAVIRNLAVALTVLQLVRTLNALLNAILQEQESRPEGARTATRSIKSYVQLGKLALALIGAIVIVAVLIDRSPLILLSGLGAMSAVLMLVFKDTILSFTAGVQLSSNDMLRVGDWIEMPQMGADGAVIDIALHTVKVQNWDKTITTIPTWRLMSESYRNWRGMSESGGRRIKRQLRIDSATVRFLSDADIDRLERIALLAPYLAAKRQAVHSANAALGEGAAVPANLRRLTNIGTFRAYVQAYLQAHPGVHQGMTLMVRMLEPTAEGVPLELYCFTATTAWVQYEAIQGDIFDHLLALLPEFDLRLYQSPTGWDIRSGLQQKGLP; from the coding sequence TTGACCGTCCTCACGCTGTTTCTGTCGCTATCACCCTGGATGCAGGCCACCATAGGCCTGGCCTGCCTGCTGCTGCTGGCCTACGTGGTACAGGCGCTGGCGCAATACCTGCTGCTGCACACGGTGCCGCGCCTGCGCGAGCGCATGGATGTGCGTTGGGCACGCGTGTTATGGCACGACCAGGTGCTGCGCCGCCTGGCGCGCGTGGTGCCGTCGCTGGTGGTGCAGGCGGGCATTGGCGCCGTGCCGCACCTGGACCCGGTGGCCTTTGCGGTGATCCGCAACCTGGCCGTCGCGCTGACCGTGCTGCAGCTGGTGCGCACGCTGAACGCCTTGCTCAACGCCATCCTGCAGGAGCAGGAGAGCAGGCCGGAGGGCGCGCGCACGGCCACCCGCTCCATCAAGAGCTATGTGCAGCTGGGCAAGCTGGCGCTGGCGTTGATCGGTGCCATCGTCATCGTGGCGGTGCTGATCGACCGCTCGCCGCTGATCCTGCTGTCGGGCCTGGGCGCCATGTCGGCGGTGTTGATGCTGGTGTTCAAGGACACCATCCTGTCGTTCACCGCGGGCGTGCAGCTGTCGTCCAACGACATGCTGCGCGTGGGCGACTGGATAGAGATGCCGCAGATGGGCGCCGACGGCGCGGTGATCGACATCGCCCTGCACACGGTGAAGGTGCAGAACTGGGACAAGACGATCACCACCATCCCCACCTGGCGCCTGATGAGCGAGAGCTACCGCAACTGGCGCGGCATGAGCGAATCGGGCGGGCGCCGTATCAAGCGCCAGCTGCGCATCGACAGCGCCACGGTGCGCTTCCTGAGCGACGCGGACATCGACCGCCTGGAGCGCATCGCCCTGCTGGCGCCCTATCTGGCGGCCAAGCGCCAGGCCGTGCACAGCGCCAACGCCGCGCTGGGCGAGGGCGCCGCCGTGCCCGCCAACCTGCGCCGGCTGACCAACATCGGCACCTTTCGGGCCTATGTGCAGGCCTACCTGCAGGCCCACCCCGGCGTGCACCAGGGCATGACGCTGATGGTGCGCATGCTCGAACCCACGGCCGAGGGCGTGCCGCTGGAGCTGTACTGCTTTACCGCCACCACGGCCTGGGTGCAGTACGAGGCCATACAGGGCGACATCTTCGACCACCTGCTGGCGCTGCTGCCCGAATTCGACCTGCGCCTGTACCAAAGCCCCACGGGCTGGGACATCCGCAGCGGGCTGCAGCAAAAGGGCTTGCCATGA
- the leuS gene encoding leucine--tRNA ligase: MQDKYNHTEVERAAHAHWTASDAYRVTEDQAKPKYYACSMLPYPSGKLHMGHVRNYTINDMLTRQLRMKGFNVLMPMGWDAFGLPAENAALKNKVPPAQWTYDNIAYMKQQMQAMGLAIDWSREVATCDPEYYKWNQWLFLKMLDKGIAYRKTQVVNWDPVDQTVLANEQVIDGKGWRTGAPVEKREIPGYYLKITDYAQELLDHVQVGGEKATLSGWPDKVRLMQENWIGKSAGVRFAFTHDIQDAQGHLIQDGKMYVFTTRADTIMGVTFCAVAPEHPLATHAAQGNAKLAAFIEECKKGGTTEAELALKEKEGMATGLFVTHPLSGEQIAVWVGNYVLMSYGDGAVMGVPAHDERDFAFALKYDLEIEQVILVDGEHFDHERWQDWYADKERGVTINSDNFSGLAHKDAVAAVAAALAAKGLGELKTTWRLRDWGVSRQRYWGTPIPIIHCPDCGAQPVPEKDLPVVLPPDLVPDGSGNPLVKSEQFHAGVVCPCCGKAARRETDTMDTFVDSSWYFMRYCDAQNHDAMVGAGTDYWMRDQNAATGGSGMDQYIGGIEHAILHLLYARFWTKVMRDLGLVKVDEPFTKLLTQGMVLNHIYSRKSAKGAKDYFWPHDVEHIHDETGKIVGAKLKNAAESTDGLLPVGTAITYEGVGTMSKSKNNGVDPQHLIEKYGADTARLYTMFTAPPELTLEWNDAAVEGSYRFLRRVWNFGVKLSAIDREAASASTAGVTSLNDVEFGKEAKALRLEIHTVLKQVEYDYQRMQYNTVVSGAMKMINALEDFKAQDSAGAAVALIEGFGILLRVLYPATPHITHALWTELGYAGSLGDLLDAAWPQVDAGALVQDELELMLQVGGKLRGAIRVPASADKAAIEAAALASPDFQKFAEGKAPKKVIVVPGRLVNVVL; encoded by the coding sequence ATGCAAGACAAATACAACCACACCGAGGTGGAGCGCGCCGCGCACGCCCACTGGACGGCCAGCGATGCCTACCGCGTCACCGAGGATCAGGCAAAACCGAAGTACTACGCCTGCTCCATGCTGCCCTACCCCAGCGGCAAGCTGCACATGGGCCATGTGCGCAACTACACCATCAACGACATGCTCACGCGCCAGCTGCGCATGAAGGGGTTCAATGTACTCATGCCCATGGGCTGGGACGCCTTCGGCCTGCCGGCCGAGAACGCCGCGCTGAAGAACAAGGTGCCGCCCGCGCAGTGGACCTACGACAACATCGCCTACATGAAGCAGCAGATGCAGGCCATGGGCCTGGCCATCGACTGGAGCCGCGAGGTCGCCACCTGCGACCCGGAGTACTACAAGTGGAACCAGTGGCTGTTTTTGAAGATGCTGGACAAGGGCATTGCCTACCGCAAGACCCAGGTGGTGAACTGGGACCCGGTGGACCAGACCGTGCTGGCCAACGAGCAGGTGATAGACGGCAAGGGCTGGCGCACCGGCGCGCCGGTGGAAAAGCGCGAGATCCCCGGCTACTACCTGAAGATCACCGACTACGCGCAGGAGCTGCTCGACCATGTGCAGGTCGGCGGCGAAAAGGCCACCTTGAGCGGCTGGCCCGACAAGGTGCGCCTGATGCAGGAGAACTGGATCGGCAAGAGCGCCGGCGTGCGCTTTGCCTTCACGCACGACATCCAGGACGCGCAGGGTCATTTGATCCAGGACGGGAAGATGTATGTCTTCACCACGCGCGCCGACACCATCATGGGCGTGACCTTCTGCGCCGTGGCCCCCGAGCACCCGCTGGCCACGCACGCCGCGCAGGGCAATGCCAAGCTGGCCGCCTTCATTGAAGAATGCAAGAAGGGCGGCACCACCGAGGCCGAGCTGGCGCTGAAGGAAAAAGAGGGCATGGCCACCGGCCTGTTCGTCACCCACCCCTTGAGCGGCGAGCAGATCGCCGTCTGGGTCGGCAACTACGTGCTGATGAGCTACGGCGACGGCGCCGTGATGGGCGTGCCCGCGCACGACGAGCGTGACTTTGCCTTTGCGCTGAAGTACGACCTGGAGATCGAGCAGGTGATCCTGGTCGATGGCGAGCATTTCGACCACGAGCGCTGGCAGGACTGGTACGCCGACAAGGAGCGCGGCGTGACCATCAACTCCGACAACTTCAGCGGCCTGGCCCACAAGGACGCCGTCGCCGCCGTGGCCGCCGCCCTGGCCGCCAAGGGCCTGGGCGAGCTCAAGACCACCTGGCGCCTGCGCGACTGGGGCGTGAGCCGCCAGCGCTACTGGGGCACGCCGATCCCCATCATCCACTGCCCGGACTGCGGCGCCCAGCCCGTGCCCGAGAAGGACCTGCCCGTGGTGCTGCCGCCGGATCTGGTGCCCGACGGCTCGGGCAACCCGCTGGTGAAAAGCGAGCAGTTTCACGCCGGCGTGGTCTGCCCCTGCTGCGGCAAGGCCGCGCGGCGCGAGACCGACACCATGGACACCTTCGTCGATAGCTCCTGGTACTTCATGCGCTATTGCGACGCGCAGAACCACGACGCCATGGTCGGCGCCGGCACGGACTACTGGATGCGGGATCAGAATGCCGCTACCGGTGGCAGCGGCATGGACCAGTACATCGGCGGCATCGAGCACGCCATCCTGCACCTCTTGTACGCGCGCTTCTGGACCAAGGTCATGCGCGACCTGGGGCTGGTCAAGGTCGACGAGCCCTTCACCAAACTGCTGACCCAGGGCATGGTCTTGAACCATATCTACAGCCGCAAGAGCGCCAAGGGCGCGAAGGACTATTTCTGGCCGCATGACGTGGAACACATCCACGACGAGACGGGCAAGATCGTCGGCGCCAAATTGAAGAACGCGGCCGAGAGCACCGACGGTCTGCTCCCCGTGGGCACGGCCATCACCTACGAGGGCGTGGGCACCATGTCCAAGTCCAAGAACAACGGCGTCGATCCGCAGCACCTGATCGAAAAGTACGGCGCCGACACCGCGCGCCTGTACACCATGTTCACCGCGCCGCCCGAGCTGACGCTGGAGTGGAACGACGCGGCGGTGGAGGGCAGCTACCGCTTCCTGCGCCGGGTGTGGAACTTCGGCGTGAAGCTGTCTGCTATTGATAGAGAAGCTGCCAGCGCAAGTACAGCGGGCGTTACAAGCCTGAATGACGTTGAGTTTGGCAAGGAGGCGAAGGCCCTGCGCCTGGAGATCCACACCGTGCTCAAGCAGGTGGAGTACGACTACCAGCGCATGCAGTACAACACCGTGGTCTCCGGCGCCATGAAGATGATCAACGCGCTGGAGGACTTCAAGGCCCAGGACAGCGCAGGCGCCGCCGTGGCGCTGATCGAGGGCTTTGGCATCCTGCTGCGCGTGCTCTACCCGGCCACGCCGCACATCACGCACGCGCTGTGGACCGAGCTGGGCTACGCCGGCTCCCTGGGCGATCTGCTGGACGCCGCCTGGCCCCAGGTGGACGCTGGCGCCCTGGTGCAGGACGAGCTGGAGCTGATGCTGCAGGTGGGCGGCAAGCTGCGCGGCGCGATCCGCGTGCCGGCCAGCGCCGACAAGGCCGCCATCGAGGCCGCGGCGCTGGCCAGCCCCGACTTCCAGAAATTTGCCGAAGGCAAGGCGCCCAAGAAGGTCATCGTCGTGCCCGGCCGCCTGGTCAACGTGGTGCTGTGA